The Poriferisphaera corsica DNA segment GTTGAATGATTCGGCTGACTGTAGGCCACGGTCATAATTAAGACCAGTTTACCCGCTCATATTTCTTTATGCAGCTTTTATCCCCGCCGCGACTTATTTCCCACATTGTCTATGCAGACAAATGGCAGCCCCTCCAAACGGGCCTGCTGATCATACGAACACCCTTCTTCACGAGTTCGAAAAAGATTCATATCCTCTTACAAACCAATAAATTATGATTTCAATGCCGCCTTTTGGACCTTAATGAGCTTCTTGATACCCTTTTCTGCCAAATCCATCATCTCATCGAGCTCAGCTCGGCTAAAGACACCAGCCTCTCCCGTCCCCTGTACCTCAACGAATTGCCCCTTGTGGTTCATCGCGACATTCATGTCCACCTCTGCACGCACATCAAGTTCATAATCTAAATCGAGGAAAGCCTGCCCGTCGATGATACCAACGCTAATAGCTGCCATGGGACCTTTGATAGGGTTCTTTTCAATCAATCCCTCTGACATCGCCCATTGGACAGCTTTGCTCAGCGCGATCCAAGCCCCAGTAATCGAAGCGGTACGCGTACCACCGTCAGCTTTAATGACATCACAATCACAAGTGATCGCAACACCCGGCATTTTTTTCAGATCCACAGCGGCTCGCAGAGCGCGGCCAATCAACCGTTGAATTTCTGTTCCACGCGAATCATTTCCACGCCGCTTACGGTCTGGCGTACTGCCGGGAAGCATATTGTATTCTGCCGTCACCCAACCCTTGACGAAATTCCCCTCTTCATCCTTAGGCAACCAACGCGGCGGATCACTAGCCACACTCGCAGTACAGATGATTTTTGTTTCTCCCATCTCGATCAAGATACTGCCGGGAGCAGCTCCTGGAAATTGACTGACCTTAACATCTCTTAGTGCATTTGCACGCCGTTTTTTCTGTGTGGTTGTTGCCATGCATCACATTGTCACGAATCAGAACACATCTGCAACCCCTGCCCTGATACCCAACATGAACGATCACTCAATAAATTCGATATCTTCGGGAATCTTCATTTCAAAAAACGATTTATCTTTCATCTCAAAACTTATGGGATCAATTACAGCTTTAAACTGTTCACGCGAGCTCATATTGTTCACGGCATACTC contains these protein-coding regions:
- the rph gene encoding ribonuclease PH, producing the protein MATTTQKKRRANALRDVKVSQFPGAAPGSILIEMGETKIICTASVASDPPRWLPKDEEGNFVKGWVTAEYNMLPGSTPDRKRRGNDSRGTEIQRLIGRALRAAVDLKKMPGVAITCDCDVIKADGGTRTASITGAWIALSKAVQWAMSEGLIEKNPIKGPMAAISVGIIDGQAFLDLDYELDVRAEVDMNVAMNHKGQFVEVQGTGEAGVFSRAELDEMMDLAEKGIKKLIKVQKAALKS